From one Microlunatus sp. Gsoil 973 genomic stretch:
- a CDS encoding dihydrofolate reductase family protein produces the protein MALIIIEFLSLDGVIQDPDGAEGTPWGGWAFRQGRAAVAGDKFRLGPLLEGATLLFGRRTWEHFATLWPSRTDDFATQLNAMPKLVASRRRAIFDDWKNSERLPADPLPEIDRIRRHTDLVLIGSTSLARQVINAGLVDEYRLLIFPCVIGAGERLFDPGDAIDLDLVSVEQKDATVLITYRTTAPKQGEQS, from the coding sequence ATGGCTCTGATCATCATCGAATTCCTCAGCCTGGACGGGGTGATTCAGGACCCGGACGGAGCAGAGGGCACGCCGTGGGGAGGGTGGGCGTTCCGACAGGGCAGGGCCGCAGTGGCAGGCGACAAGTTCCGCCTCGGCCCGCTGCTGGAGGGGGCGACTCTCCTCTTCGGACGCCGCACCTGGGAACACTTCGCCACCTTGTGGCCGTCGAGGACCGACGACTTCGCGACGCAGCTCAACGCGATGCCCAAGCTCGTCGCCTCACGTCGACGTGCGATCTTCGACGACTGGAAGAACAGCGAACGGCTACCCGCGGATCCGCTTCCGGAGATCGACCGCATCAGGCGTCACACCGACCTGGTCCTGATCGGCAGCACGTCACTGGCCCGTCAGGTGATCAACGCCGGTCTCGTCGACGAATACCGACTGTTGATCTTTCCCTGCGTCATCGGTGCCGGCGAGCGGCTCTTCGACCCCGGCGACGCGATCGACCTTGACCTCGTGTCAGTTGAGCAGAAGGATGCCACCGTGCTGATCACCTACCGGACGACCGCACCAAAACAGGGGGAACAATCATGA
- a CDS encoding alpha/beta hydrolase yields MSLDIGVDPNTTSLLTAIGVTDDNGQLVGSWFDDPLAAIRRILSNPTQRAALLRLLDELLPPDPDLPAWYPLLDTDVGNLYLTVEDDIIGIAAALHSGVLGSGVGSVQGSVRLPLVSVAGDLEAIAGTADGPLQAGVDVGFTDAAIPMSRVGAAVTVHLDENAPLGVRAGIRVTVDGFNLGGGEPTDLVIDSATLGADLITALRLLLKEVVDLLAAEADGNDQLGRLAEHFFALLGLTDDGADDIPPLPLEEILTRPEAILDWLIDIVDSPGTLTSWATHLAGLIGDDLAVTGPAPFEAKLLDTDVVDLLLLIEVTDDRDLEIGLEVRVDTGPVALSGVVTVLRIPLPAIGGTTGDPGAPVRHTAVVPEVTVALVAPGSGSLIADPPALQVGRVGAGFRLTDGTLQPWLALTDVIIDGEDHGVVDLTDADAVIGVVSDAALSIFEEAFGDSPAARALLTLLGLRRPDSDPSWPHRLDPAALGRGPTVALGSLHRAVLADADHPWSHMLEQIALLVGLTPDVTGLGAATDPWITPIATAGPVSLSLAAWNARTDTDPAGLQRLRLGLSAGAVQGSYEAGLLVELLAVDLPAAGTGSVHLVGRSQLAVEFTPDGPLDLSGLQLASGPAGALISWRPGEPPIWQVGISGVTITLDTEEFGPYDWALPGLQPDLGLGADAVRLLGRLTSSALRSWAGEPAYGLTALLGLHRDLPELPDDWPLLADLFSTGDQLRQFLDDPAGTLRAHLRRVFTGISSAGRAYAIGFLQTLGRLLPSDSPAGLGLPAVGTIGGSGRYDDPWVIPVVDESADPSRGATTVDGLVWLDPDGPPADWIAAIAQRADDVTDGVLLTEFLSEAAAFRPALGAQLGGRNLDAVARGLDDLAAWLDSGDGLVPLDSQLPAGWTHGITVATPHGLLPRDPAVISQVVARLSSGVGPVVLVAPPFTDHTIFAELIAALTGAQPSPDLHFDLRSLPNPAEVDLTAVTGVAATYTADLLAGSAVTEVDQLQRVVERVRMITGQRVRLVGHSTAGVVARGLAAAHPELVSELITLGSPHAGSDLLPLTDPAVADAVRVAASVAAPIADTAVGATVAWLCELLDATGGLLGGPVSRHWFDSAVDAPIDTVPGFAVGSRLSGDLLGLLAGSTVAELAAAGLPTHVGFGLRLGLTTPEPGDGQGETGRGPIALTADARIDLARLRLVADVGDPPRAATALTLSTRTYRPTGWLVQDGTLPDSPIDARVRLVEAGVIVTPAGAPVAGPTPDGALSTTVVTGGLGIVPWLRLVDASVGVGPVQAAIALGHVELRAALDAVIAELDAALTNPAAQAVLGLLRAAGVLIDTSAGPRASIQGLADLATVPIRTLTERRAALLATLRTIVGDPDLSGVDLGGLDAGALSVSPPELPVRLSLDDATMVVRLEATSDFTLAGPLSVRGRLDLDTRTLAVGLDASLLAGPVALHREPSGSITLDAGPWLRTPLRLRPFDTAAVRDGLGELILDLSVSAIVSALLGAEAGNNVVIPPISALVRDPVGWLRSPDALGTADGLLDGDRINDVLRMIAGALGVDDQQGLELPGGFLLRVSGSDPLQVRLSGNFDQGAPLLTAGVALGVDLRTLGPLPTDIQAAPSGSITLDVSLPGDWGDLTIAFSVDAGGVRLLITPDNVGPIQLLPTVTGLGELLGNAVTALVPKVLQEITDALQAEPEHPVLDVALQIADALDIYDPGGAGFLGDAEKQRLRDMLTPGWLQTQVSDPALIIGHIRSLFPSDTAPGVIPLPPGHRILRTENRLRWEMDLAPGCVAGAELGWSAAGHPQVRVTLDNLDTGPVSIVSARLGYLDDFEGLVRVRVEVGEPLDWFTPELEFSAAGDRLAMRILPLGDAATDDVEIVLLPQPAVTLTAEGGLMLAGSWLLPLLTHYLIPQLEDLLEEPLWPNGPSAQQILHGSGLVSDATGPLQIVGPFPEPAVIVMGALKTALSGVATDITDDLHLSFAEDAGRLGIRLQGSVTFPGDVSITVLFGEHEWIGDDAGITAWVIGPSDDPAELPAAPAPGLDIVGVGIGVAGADDDHPLFGGEDDSVVRLGGLAAIFFGNFAFWDVTTRRATFAVDSLGGAVELSDAAIRVNGADGDSFVAALIPQELGAGFTTAVAYRNDRLELHGGPGNLDNGIELTFPLNLNILDLIFLRELYLAAVFGQRTDIVGALSGNAELGPLAVTVTRVGLRVTITGSGAVLSFKAPDGFGFSLDASTIRLGGFLLVDEARGRYVGALEIAVLEKFTLTAIGIITTKNPDGSPGFSLLMLITVTLPVPIPLGYGFFFAGAGGLLGLNRGMDVDRIRNGLRTGTADSILFPTDIINRIDVIVRDLEESFPAQQGHFLVAPMGRITWMNPPLVTLTVGIILEIAPQPNIALLGVLRLALPTPDEAVVDLKVAFIGGIDIGASLLYFDAAIYDSFIGYADFKLSLEGDIAIRLSWGRALTLWCPSAASIPATHRQPTSSCRRCVGSRCHCSRTTRG; encoded by the coding sequence ATGAGTCTCGACATCGGCGTCGACCCGAACACGACGTCCCTGCTGACCGCGATCGGTGTCACCGACGACAACGGACAACTGGTGGGGAGTTGGTTCGACGACCCGCTGGCCGCCATCCGGCGGATCCTGTCCAACCCGACGCAACGGGCGGCTCTGCTGCGCCTGCTCGATGAACTACTGCCACCCGACCCGGATCTTCCCGCCTGGTATCCGCTCCTCGACACCGACGTCGGCAATCTTTACCTGACGGTCGAGGACGACATCATCGGGATCGCCGCCGCCCTGCACAGTGGAGTGCTCGGCTCCGGCGTCGGGAGTGTCCAGGGCAGCGTCCGGCTGCCGCTGGTCAGCGTCGCCGGTGACCTCGAGGCGATCGCGGGCACGGCCGACGGGCCGTTGCAGGCCGGAGTGGACGTCGGCTTCACCGATGCCGCGATCCCGATGAGCCGGGTGGGGGCGGCCGTGACCGTCCACCTGGATGAGAACGCCCCGCTCGGCGTCCGGGCGGGGATCCGGGTCACGGTGGACGGCTTCAACCTCGGCGGCGGAGAGCCGACCGACCTGGTGATCGACTCCGCGACGCTCGGTGCAGATCTGATCACCGCGCTACGGCTGCTGCTCAAGGAGGTCGTCGACCTGTTGGCGGCGGAGGCCGACGGCAACGACCAACTCGGCCGACTTGCCGAGCATTTCTTCGCGCTGCTTGGGCTCACCGACGACGGCGCCGACGACATCCCGCCGTTGCCGCTGGAGGAGATTCTCACCCGTCCCGAGGCGATCCTGGACTGGCTGATCGACATCGTCGACTCGCCGGGGACGCTGACCTCCTGGGCGACGCACCTGGCAGGCCTGATCGGCGACGATCTCGCCGTCACCGGGCCCGCGCCGTTCGAGGCGAAGTTGCTCGACACCGACGTCGTCGATCTCCTCCTGCTGATCGAGGTCACCGACGACCGGGACCTGGAGATCGGCCTCGAGGTCCGCGTGGACACCGGCCCGGTCGCGCTGTCCGGGGTGGTGACGGTGCTCAGGATCCCGCTGCCGGCGATCGGCGGAACGACCGGCGACCCGGGCGCGCCGGTGCGCCACACCGCGGTCGTGCCGGAGGTGACGGTAGCGCTGGTTGCTCCCGGTTCCGGCAGCCTGATCGCCGATCCGCCGGCGCTGCAGGTCGGCCGGGTCGGTGCCGGCTTCCGGCTCACCGACGGCACGCTGCAGCCCTGGCTGGCGCTGACTGATGTGATCATCGACGGCGAGGACCACGGCGTCGTCGACCTGACCGACGCCGATGCCGTGATCGGAGTGGTCTCCGATGCCGCACTGTCGATCTTCGAGGAGGCGTTCGGCGACTCGCCTGCCGCCCGGGCCTTGCTCACCCTGCTCGGCCTCCGCCGCCCCGACTCCGACCCGTCATGGCCCCACCGGCTGGATCCCGCCGCCCTCGGCCGTGGCCCGACCGTCGCCCTCGGCAGTCTGCATCGGGCCGTCCTGGCCGATGCCGACCACCCGTGGTCGCACATGCTGGAGCAGATCGCGCTGCTGGTCGGGCTCACCCCCGACGTCACCGGCCTCGGCGCAGCAACCGATCCCTGGATCACCCCGATCGCCACCGCCGGCCCGGTAAGCCTGTCACTGGCAGCCTGGAACGCGCGCACCGACACCGATCCGGCAGGCCTGCAGCGGCTGCGGCTGGGACTTTCGGCAGGCGCGGTCCAGGGCAGCTACGAGGCCGGCCTCCTCGTGGAGCTGCTGGCCGTCGACCTGCCGGCGGCCGGCACCGGATCGGTCCACCTTGTCGGACGCTCCCAGCTGGCCGTCGAATTCACCCCCGATGGCCCGCTCGACCTGTCCGGCTTGCAGTTGGCCAGCGGACCGGCGGGTGCGCTGATCAGCTGGCGGCCGGGTGAGCCGCCGATCTGGCAGGTCGGGATCAGCGGGGTCACGATCACCCTCGATACCGAGGAGTTCGGGCCGTACGACTGGGCGTTGCCGGGTCTGCAGCCCGATCTCGGGCTGGGTGCGGACGCGGTCCGGTTGCTCGGCCGACTGACCAGCTCGGCGCTGCGATCCTGGGCCGGCGAACCTGCCTACGGACTCACGGCATTGCTCGGTCTGCATCGCGACCTACCCGAACTACCCGATGACTGGCCGCTGCTCGCCGACCTGTTCAGCACCGGTGATCAACTGCGGCAGTTCCTCGACGATCCGGCCGGAACGCTGCGTGCCCACCTGCGGCGGGTGTTCACCGGCATCTCGTCGGCCGGCCGGGCGTACGCCATCGGGTTCCTGCAGACGCTGGGTCGGCTGCTGCCCTCCGACAGCCCGGCCGGTCTCGGCCTGCCGGCCGTCGGCACGATCGGGGGCAGCGGCCGCTACGACGACCCGTGGGTCATCCCGGTCGTCGACGAGTCCGCCGATCCGTCCCGCGGAGCGACCACGGTCGACGGGCTGGTCTGGCTCGACCCCGACGGGCCACCGGCCGACTGGATCGCGGCCATCGCCCAGCGTGCCGACGACGTCACCGATGGTGTGCTGCTGACGGAATTCCTGTCCGAAGCAGCCGCCTTCCGGCCTGCGCTCGGCGCGCAGCTCGGCGGGCGCAACCTCGACGCCGTGGCGCGTGGGCTCGATGATCTTGCCGCGTGGCTGGACTCCGGCGACGGACTGGTGCCACTGGACTCCCAACTGCCCGCCGGCTGGACCCACGGCATCACGGTCGCCACACCACACGGCCTGCTGCCCAGGGACCCGGCCGTGATCAGTCAGGTGGTCGCCAGGCTGTCATCCGGGGTCGGCCCGGTGGTGTTGGTGGCACCTCCCTTCACCGATCACACGATCTTCGCCGAGCTGATCGCTGCGTTGACCGGTGCGCAGCCGTCGCCGGACCTGCACTTCGACCTGCGCTCGCTGCCGAACCCGGCCGAGGTTGACCTGACCGCAGTCACCGGGGTTGCCGCGACCTATACCGCCGACCTGCTCGCCGGCAGCGCGGTCACCGAAGTTGATCAACTGCAGCGGGTTGTCGAGCGGGTCCGGATGATCACCGGGCAGCGCGTCCGGCTGGTCGGCCATTCCACCGCCGGCGTCGTTGCGCGCGGGCTGGCTGCGGCACATCCGGAACTGGTGAGCGAGTTGATCACCCTCGGCAGTCCGCACGCCGGTTCCGATCTTCTCCCGCTGACCGATCCAGCGGTGGCCGACGCGGTCCGGGTGGCCGCCTCGGTGGCGGCGCCGATCGCGGACACCGCCGTCGGGGCCACCGTTGCCTGGCTCTGCGAGTTGCTGGACGCCACGGGTGGCCTGCTCGGCGGCCCGGTCAGCAGGCACTGGTTCGACAGTGCGGTCGACGCACCGATCGACACGGTGCCGGGCTTCGCCGTCGGCTCCCGTCTCAGCGGCGACCTGCTGGGACTGCTGGCCGGCTCGACCGTTGCCGAACTCGCCGCCGCCGGGCTGCCGACGCACGTCGGCTTCGGCCTGCGCCTGGGACTGACCACCCCCGAACCTGGCGACGGCCAGGGTGAAACCGGGCGGGGGCCGATCGCCCTGACGGCGGACGCGCGGATCGACCTCGCCCGGCTGCGGCTCGTCGCTGACGTGGGCGATCCACCGCGGGCGGCGACCGCGCTCACCCTGTCCACCCGGACGTACCGTCCCACCGGCTGGCTGGTGCAGGACGGCACACTCCCCGACAGCCCGATCGACGCCAGGGTGCGGCTGGTCGAGGCCGGCGTGATCGTCACCCCTGCCGGTGCCCCCGTGGCCGGACCCACACCGGACGGTGCCCTCAGCACTACCGTCGTAACGGGTGGACTGGGCATCGTGCCCTGGCTGCGGCTGGTCGACGCCTCGGTCGGCGTCGGCCCGGTACAGGCGGCGATAGCGCTCGGGCACGTCGAGCTGCGGGCGGCATTGGACGCGGTCATCGCGGAACTCGACGCAGCCCTGACGAACCCGGCCGCCCAGGCGGTCCTCGGCCTGCTCCGGGCGGCCGGCGTCCTGATCGACACCTCAGCGGGTCCGCGCGCTTCCATCCAGGGCCTGGCGGACCTGGCGACGGTCCCGATCAGGACCCTCACCGAACGTCGCGCCGCGCTGCTGGCCACACTCCGTACCATCGTGGGTGACCCGGACCTCAGCGGTGTCGATCTTGGCGGCCTGGATGCCGGCGCCCTGTCGGTGAGCCCGCCGGAGCTGCCGGTCCGGTTGTCCCTCGACGACGCCACCATGGTCGTCCGGCTCGAGGCCACCTCGGACTTCACCCTTGCCGGTCCGCTCTCGGTCCGCGGCAGGCTCGACCTCGACACGCGGACGCTGGCGGTCGGCCTGGATGCCTCCCTACTGGCCGGACCGGTGGCTCTGCACCGCGAACCCTCCGGCAGCATCACCCTCGATGCCGGGCCGTGGCTCAGAACGCCGCTCCGGCTGCGGCCTTTCGACACGGCCGCCGTGCGGGACGGGCTTGGTGAACTGATCCTCGATCTGTCGGTCTCGGCGATCGTCAGCGCCCTGCTCGGCGCCGAGGCGGGAAACAACGTCGTCATCCCGCCGATCAGTGCCCTGGTCCGCGATCCCGTCGGATGGCTGCGCAGCCCGGACGCGCTCGGCACCGCGGACGGGCTGCTGGACGGTGACCGGATCAACGACGTGCTGCGGATGATCGCCGGCGCGCTGGGTGTCGACGATCAGCAGGGCCTCGAGCTGCCGGGCGGCTTTCTGCTCCGGGTGAGCGGCAGCGATCCGCTGCAGGTCCGACTGTCCGGCAACTTCGACCAGGGCGCACCCCTGCTCACCGCCGGTGTGGCGCTCGGTGTCGATCTGCGAACCCTCGGGCCACTGCCGACCGACATCCAGGCCGCCCCGTCCGGATCGATCACCCTCGACGTCTCGCTCCCCGGGGATTGGGGCGACCTCACCATTGCCTTCAGCGTCGATGCCGGCGGCGTCCGGCTGCTGATCACACCGGACAACGTCGGCCCGATCCAGTTGCTGCCCACCGTCACCGGGCTCGGCGAGTTGCTCGGGAACGCGGTCACCGCTCTGGTGCCGAAGGTGCTCCAGGAGATCACCGATGCACTGCAGGCCGAGCCGGAGCACCCGGTGCTCGATGTCGCCCTGCAGATCGCCGATGCGCTGGACATCTACGACCCGGGCGGCGCCGGCTTCCTCGGTGACGCCGAGAAGCAACGGCTGCGGGACATGCTCACCCCCGGCTGGCTCCAGACGCAGGTGTCCGACCCGGCACTGATCATCGGTCACATCCGGAGCCTGTTCCCCTCCGACACCGCTCCGGGCGTCATCCCGCTCCCGCCGGGTCACCGGATCCTCCGCACGGAGAACCGGCTGCGCTGGGAGATGGATCTGGCGCCGGGCTGTGTCGCCGGTGCCGAACTGGGCTGGTCCGCCGCGGGTCACCCCCAGGTACGGGTGACCCTGGACAACCTGGACACCGGCCCGGTCAGCATCGTGTCGGCACGGCTGGGCTATCTCGACGATTTCGAGGGCCTGGTGCGGGTCAGGGTCGAGGTCGGCGAGCCACTGGACTGGTTCACTCCGGAACTCGAATTCAGCGCGGCAGGTGACCGGTTGGCGATGCGGATCCTGCCGCTCGGCGACGCCGCCACCGACGACGTCGAGATCGTCCTGCTGCCGCAACCCGCCGTCACGCTCACTGCCGAGGGCGGCCTGATGTTGGCCGGCTCCTGGCTGCTGCCGCTGCTCACCCACTACCTCATCCCCCAGCTCGAGGACCTGCTCGAGGAGCCCTTGTGGCCGAATGGCCCCAGTGCCCAGCAGATCCTGCACGGCAGCGGCTTGGTATCCGACGCCACGGGGCCGCTGCAGATCGTAGGGCCGTTCCCCGAACCTGCCGTGATCGTGATGGGCGCCCTGAAGACGGCCCTTTCGGGCGTCGCAACCGACATCACCGACGATCTTCACCTCAGCTTCGCAGAGGACGCCGGGCGGCTGGGCATCCGGCTGCAGGGGTCGGTGACGTTCCCCGGCGACGTCTCGATCACGGTGCTCTTCGGCGAACACGAATGGATCGGCGACGATGCCGGGATCACCGCATGGGTGATCGGCCCGTCAGACGACCCGGCCGAGTTGCCCGCCGCTCCGGCGCCCGGTCTGGACATCGTCGGCGTCGGCATCGGCGTCGCCGGAGCCGATGATGATCATCCGCTGTTCGGTGGCGAGGACGACTCGGTGGTCCGGCTCGGCGGCCTGGCCGCCATCTTCTTCGGCAACTTCGCCTTCTGGGATGTGACGACCCGCCGAGCGACCTTCGCCGTCGACAGCCTCGGCGGCGCGGTCGAACTCAGCGACGCCGCGATCCGGGTGAACGGCGCGGACGGCGACTCCTTCGTCGCCGCACTCATCCCCCAGGAACTCGGCGCCGGATTCACCACCGCGGTCGCGTACCGCAACGATCGCCTCGAACTGCATGGTGGCCCCGGCAACCTGGACAACGGGATCGAGCTCACCTTCCCGCTGAATCTCAACATCCTCGACCTGATCTTCCTCCGGGAGCTGTACCTGGCGGCAGTCTTCGGGCAGCGGACCGACATCGTCGGCGCCCTGTCCGGCAACGCCGAGCTCGGCCCGCTCGCGGTGACGGTGACCCGGGTCGGACTGCGGGTGACGATCACCGGCTCGGGCGCGGTGCTGTCGTTCAAGGCACCCGACGGCTTCGGCTTCTCGCTGGACGCCTCGACGATCCGGCTCGGCGGGTTCCTGCTGGTCGACGAGGCACGTGGCCGGTACGTCGGGGCGCTGGAGATCGCCGTCCTGGAGAAGTTCACGCTGACCGCGATCGGGATCATCACGACCAAGAATCCCGACGGATCGCCCGGGTTCTCGTTGTTGATGTTGATCACCGTCACCCTGCCTGTGCCGATCCCGCTCGGCTACGGGTTCTTCTTCGCCGGAGCCGGCGGTCTGCTCGGTCTCAACCGCGGGATGGACGTCGACCGGATCCGCAACGGACTGCGTACCGGCACCGCCGATTCGATCCTGTTCCCGACCGACATCATCAACCGCATCGACGTCATCGTCCGCGATCTCGAGGAATCCTTCCCGGCCCAGCAGGGACACTTCCTGGTCGCCCCGATGGGCCGGATCACCTGGATGAACCCTCCGCTGGTGACGTTGACCGTCGGCATCATCCTCGAGATCGCGCCACAACCGAATATCGCCCTGCTCGGCGTCCTCCGACTCGCACTGCCGACACCGGACGAGGCGGTCGTCGACCTCAAGGTCGCCTTCATCGGCGGCATCGACATCGGTGCGAGCCTGCTCTACTTCGACGCCGCGATCTACGACTCGTTCATCGGCTACGCCGACTTCAAGCTCAGCCTCGAGGGCGACATCGCGATCCGGCTCAGCTGGGGGCGAGCCCTGACCTTGTGGTGTCCGTCGGCGGCTTCCATCCCAGCTACACACCGGCAGCCCACCTCAAGCTGCCGACGATGCGTCGGCTCTCGTTGTCACTGCTCAAGGACAACCCGCGGCTGA
- a CDS encoding YdeI/OmpD-associated family protein produces the protein MQPQRFTGTVQAGPRGGGSIAVPFDPNEVWASKSRHLITGMVGGCRFRGEIVTEDGEAYALPLGPAWLRDATVGVGDSVEVVISPEGPQRADLAEDVAAALTSHPTAGAFFDSLAQFYRKGYLRWVDATKNRPDERERRIEQMITLLEAGEKQRPRSTGGRGGS, from the coding sequence ATGCAGCCACAGCGATTCACCGGCACGGTGCAGGCAGGACCGCGGGGTGGCGGCTCGATCGCCGTCCCGTTCGACCCGAACGAGGTCTGGGCGTCGAAGTCCCGGCACCTGATCACCGGCATGGTCGGAGGATGCAGGTTCCGTGGCGAGATCGTGACCGAGGACGGCGAGGCATACGCGTTACCGCTCGGCCCGGCATGGCTGCGGGACGCGACGGTGGGCGTCGGCGACAGCGTCGAGGTGGTGATCTCGCCTGAGGGTCCGCAGCGCGCCGATCTGGCCGAGGATGTCGCCGCCGCGCTCACCTCTCACCCGACCGCGGGCGCCTTCTTCGACTCGCTGGCGCAGTTCTATCGCAAGGGTTACCTGCGGTGGGTCGACGCGACGAAGAACCGACCGGACGAGCGGGAGCGGCGGATCGAGCAAATGATCACTCTTCTCGAAGCCGGGGAGAAGCAGCGTCCGCGATCGACTGGTGGGCGGGGCGGCAGCTAA
- a CDS encoding RNA polymerase sigma factor translates to MTRSAVESAFREHWGRVVSALVGRFDDLGLAEDAAAEAFARAADRWPIDGVPDNPPAWLITVARNRALDTLRRRQSLATKNTLLAAGLPQEVNEMDVEPTVFTDERLELIFLCCHPALSVEAQVALTLRAVGGLQTEEIAQAFLVAPETMKRRLTRAKSKIRTARIPFRMPPDHQLPDRVAALLAVVYLIFNTGYGGRNDLADEAIRLGSTVIDLMPDEPEAYGLLSLMISHHARRNARFADDELVLFKDQDRSRWDADGLRRAQQLLDRALALGGRGTYVLQAAIAALHLQDPIDWQEISALYAELHRRTGSPVVELNRAVAVAHADSAAAALAIVDGLPLDDYLYLHTTRAELLTQLGRTEDAAAAYRRAAELVSDERERRFLQGRLAAVTRSGRDVTETPEAV, encoded by the coding sequence ATGACCCGGTCCGCCGTCGAGTCCGCCTTCCGGGAGCACTGGGGTCGGGTCGTCTCCGCCCTGGTCGGCCGCTTCGACGATCTTGGTCTGGCCGAGGACGCCGCCGCAGAAGCGTTCGCCAGGGCTGCAGACCGTTGGCCGATCGACGGCGTGCCGGACAACCCGCCGGCCTGGCTGATCACCGTGGCACGGAACCGGGCACTGGACACTCTCCGGCGCCGACAGTCCCTCGCCACCAAGAACACGCTACTTGCGGCAGGTCTCCCGCAGGAGGTGAACGAGATGGATGTCGAACCGACCGTGTTCACCGACGAGCGACTGGAGTTGATCTTCCTGTGCTGCCATCCGGCACTTTCGGTCGAGGCCCAGGTGGCACTGACGCTGCGAGCGGTCGGCGGACTGCAGACCGAGGAGATCGCGCAGGCGTTCCTGGTCGCTCCGGAGACCATGAAACGACGGCTGACCCGGGCCAAGTCCAAGATCAGGACCGCTCGCATCCCGTTCCGGATGCCGCCTGATCATCAGTTGCCGGATCGCGTCGCCGCATTGCTCGCGGTCGTCTACCTGATCTTCAACACCGGTTACGGTGGACGAAACGATCTTGCCGACGAAGCGATCCGGCTGGGCAGCACGGTCATCGACCTGATGCCGGACGAGCCGGAGGCGTACGGCTTGTTGTCGCTGATGATCAGTCACCACGCCCGGCGGAACGCGCGATTCGCCGATGACGAGTTGGTGCTGTTCAAAGATCAGGACCGCTCCCGGTGGGATGCCGACGGGCTCCGCCGCGCCCAGCAGTTGCTGGACCGTGCCCTGGCGCTGGGCGGCCGCGGAACCTACGTGTTGCAGGCGGCCATTGCAGCATTGCACCTCCAGGATCCGATCGACTGGCAGGAGATCAGCGCACTGTACGCAGAGTTGCATCGCCGGACCGGATCACCGGTCGTCGAACTCAATCGCGCGGTGGCGGTCGCTCACGCCGATTCGGCGGCCGCCGCGCTGGCGATCGTCGACGGGTTGCCCCTCGACGACTACCTGTATCTGCACACCACCCGCGCTGAACTGCTCACACAACTCGGCCGGACCGAGGATGCCGCAGCTGCCTACCGGCGGGCCGCGGAACTGGTCTCCGACGAGCGCGAACGACGGTTCCTGCAGGGCAGGCTGGCAGCGGTCACGCGATCCGGCCGGGACGTCACCGAGACGCCGGAAGCGGTCTGA
- a CDS encoding YciI family protein, whose protein sequence is MITDGPYADTKEVFAGYYIVEEDDLDSVIDIVRAIPAARLGGAVEVRPVDE, encoded by the coding sequence TTGATCACCGACGGACCCTATGCCGACACCAAGGAAGTCTTCGCCGGCTACTACATCGTCGAGGAGGACGACCTGGACTCGGTGATCGACATCGTCCGGGCCATTCCCGCAGCCAGGCTGGGCGGCGCCGTCGAAGTACGCCCGGTCGACGAGTGA
- a CDS encoding dihydrofolate reductase family protein encodes MSGELSGELSGELSGELPWNSTVIDGDPVDHVKALRDNGSEGSISVVGGIATIRSLFVAGVIDELMLTVFPVVTPDGARLFDDTVPVTRLRLVESRFTSVGNAILTYALRD; translated from the coding sequence CTGTCGGGTGAGCTGTCGGGTGAGCTGTCGGGTGAGCTGTCGGGTGAGCTGCCCTGGAACAGCACGGTCATCGACGGTGACCCCGTGGACCATGTCAAGGCCCTGCGGGACAACGGCTCGGAAGGGTCCATCAGCGTCGTCGGCGGCATCGCAACCATCCGGTCGCTCTTCGTTGCCGGTGTCATCGACGAGTTGATGCTGACGGTGTTCCCGGTGGTCACGCCCGACGGAGCGCGTCTCTTCGACGACACGGTGCCCGTCACCCGGCTACGGCTGGTGGAGTCCCGTTTCACCTCGGTCGGCAACGCGATATTGACCTACGCGCTCCGCGACTGA